The following DNA comes from Flavobacterium sp. N3904.
TTGTTTCTCCTTTTATTAAAAATTGGGTTAATAGTATTGCTTTGTGTTGGCTCATTTTATTGTTCCAAATTTCATTTTTGGTCAGCTCCAATTGCTCGAACAACGATTTTAAGAAAGGATGAAACAGTATCAAGCCTGCATTTTCAACATAAATCATATTCTTTATTTTTGAATTGGACGTTTCCAATTCATTTTTTTGGTTTAACTCTGTTCTATTTTTTTCTTCTGATGTTGATTCTTCAACTAAATTTTCAGGATTGAAATCGACTAAAACTAATTCCCAAAAAGCTATAAAGTCATTGTTTATAGCCAATAAATTGTTTTTATAAATGCTGATTTCGGGATTCAAAAGTTCTTTTAAAGTCAAAAATAAGGATATTTTTATATCCCAATGCAAAGATGAAAGGGTTTGGACAGTTTCATGAACAACCGTTCTGGAAACCTTTTTTTCTTTATAAAAATAAAATTGCCAAGCTATGAATTCGACCCAACTGTCTAAAGCGATATTCGAAAAATAATTTGCTTTTGAAATCAAGACAAATTGCAATAATTCTTTGAATTCGATTTGGAAAGCATCAATTTGGTTTTCTATTTTGGTTTTAAAGGATTCTGGAAATGCATATATAAAACGAATTAAAGAGACGGGGTTTTCTAAAAACAAAGCCTTTAACTTATCTATAAAAGAGGCATTTATTTCCAAATGGACAATCAATTCCTCAAGGGTTCTAAACAATGCATTTTCGGGAATACTACCTTTTTTTAGAAAATCAAAAAATAAATTTTCGGTAATCGTTTCTTTTGAAAATAGTATTTCCAAACTTTCAATTACAGATTGATTTTTTTCTAGATTTTCAAAATGCAGTTTAAGATAGGATTCAATTTGTTCCAAAGAATGCGCCACAATTTCTTCTTTCCATTTTTTTCTGGATAGAGGAGGGAGTTCAATTTCTAGTT
Coding sequences within:
- a CDS encoding contractile injection system tape measure protein, with amino-acid sequence MHLIQQHTLDISCASTDFGIEVQSVVTELMEKEFYPKVELLLNLYSFQDYTWKIDKLEIELPPLSRKKWKEEIVAHSLEQIESYLKLHFENLEKNQSVIESLEILFSKETITENLFFDFLKKGSIPENALFRTLEELIVHLEINASFIDKLKALFLENPVSLIRFIYAFPESFKTKIENQIDAFQIEFKELLQFVLISKANYFSNIALDSWVEFIAWQFYFYKEKKVSRTVVHETVQTLSSLHWDIKISLFLTLKELLNPEISIYKNNLLAINNDFIAFWELVLVDFNPENLVEESTSEEKNRTELNQKNELETSNSKIKNMIYVENAGLILFHPFLKSLFEQLELTKNEIWNNKMSQHKAILLTQFLIKGETRIGENELVLNKILCGFPIENVVNTQLEITQKEIEKCESLLQAVIEHWKILGDTSVAGLRETFLQREGKIIFTENEKLELWVKQEGVDILLAQLPWGIEMIKTPWMEDFLQCYWN